Proteins co-encoded in one Ruegeria sp. YS9 genomic window:
- a CDS encoding TRAP transporter substrate-binding protein: protein MTNRRTFLKGAAAAPAAALATPALAQSTIRWRMQTYAGPALAEHVIDPAIKMFNTIAGDRMQIELFYADQLVPTGELFRAMQRGTIDAVQSDDDSMASPTEVTVFGGYFPFASRYSLDVPVLFNQYGLNEIWDEEYSKVGVKHISAGAWDPCHFATKDPINSLADLQGKRVFTFPTAGRFLSQFGVVPVTLPWEDIEVAVQTGELDGIAWSGITEDYTVGWADVTNYFLTNNISGAWAGSFFANMDRWNELPKDLQTLFRVCTDQSHYYRQWWYWGGEASLRVNGDKMQLTSIPDEEWATVEAAAVAFWDEIAAESETKAKVVEIFKQYNADMLKAGRPYRYG, encoded by the coding sequence ATGACGAACAGACGTACATTTCTGAAAGGTGCTGCGGCCGCTCCCGCCGCTGCTCTGGCGACGCCTGCACTGGCGCAATCGACCATCAGATGGCGGATGCAGACCTATGCCGGCCCGGCGTTGGCCGAACACGTGATCGACCCGGCCATCAAGATGTTCAACACGATCGCCGGCGACCGGATGCAGATCGAGCTGTTCTATGCCGACCAGCTGGTTCCCACGGGCGAGCTGTTCCGCGCCATGCAGCGCGGCACGATTGATGCCGTTCAGTCGGATGATGACTCGATGGCGTCACCCACCGAGGTCACCGTGTTCGGCGGCTATTTCCCCTTTGCCTCGCGCTATTCGCTGGACGTGCCGGTTCTGTTCAACCAGTACGGGCTGAACGAGATCTGGGACGAGGAATACTCGAAAGTCGGTGTGAAACACATCTCGGCCGGTGCCTGGGATCCGTGCCACTTTGCAACGAAGGACCCGATCAACAGCCTGGCGGACCTTCAGGGCAAACGTGTGTTTACCTTCCCGACCGCGGGCCGCTTCCTGTCTCAGTTCGGCGTTGTGCCGGTCACCCTGCCCTGGGAAGACATCGAAGTCGCGGTTCAAACCGGCGAGCTGGACGGCATCGCGTGGTCCGGCATCACCGAAGACTACACTGTCGGCTGGGCGGATGTGACCAATTACTTCCTGACCAACAACATCTCGGGCGCCTGGGCCGGTTCGTTCTTTGCCAACATGGATCGCTGGAACGAGCTGCCCAAAGATTTGCAGACCCTGTTCCGCGTTTGCACCGATCAGTCACACTATTATCGTCAGTGGTGGTACTGGGGCGGCGAAGCCAGCCTGCGCGTCAACGGAGACAAGATGCAGCTGACGTCGATCCCGGACGAAGAATGGGCAACCGTCGAAGCCGCGGCCGTTGCCTTCTGGGACGAGATCGCAGCCGAATCTGAAACCAAGGCGAAGGTTGTTGAAATCTTCAAACAGTACAA
- a CDS encoding ABC transporter transmembrane domain-containing protein has translation MARQAASKPTHTAAPGASEERARSKKIGVLASLWPFMKPYKFLMIGATLALILTASMTLTLPLAVRRVVDNFRIQDGELLDWYFLAALGIAAVLAVGTGIRYALVTRLGERVVADIRKAVFDRVIGMSPEFYERIMTGEVLSRITTDTTLIQSVLGSSVSIALRNILLFVGGLVLMLLTSAKLTGLVLLLIPVVIVPILVLGRRLRVISRENQDWIAASSGNAGEALSAVQTVQAFSHEQASRQQFSEMIETSYRVSLRRIQTRAVLTVIVIFLVFSGIVGVLWMGANDVRNGVMTEGVLIQFVIYSIIMAGSVAALSEIWSELQRAAGATERLVELLHAEDTVTDPANPKALPKDVQGEIRFEDVSFRYPARPDTIALDHLSLLVKPGETVAFVGPSGAGKTTVIQLIQRFYDPNSGRVTLDGLDLRDLDRSDFRRHMALVPQDPVIFAASARENIRFGRLDASDAEVEAAARAAAAHDFIAALPQGYDSFVGERGVMLSGGQKQRIAIARAILRDAPVLLLDEATSALDAESERAVQGAVDKMRAGRTTLIVAHRLATVKKADRIVVLEEGRIVAQGRHEDLVSQDGLYARLARLQFTDGVAAE, from the coding sequence ATGGCAAGACAAGCCGCCAGCAAGCCAACGCATACCGCCGCGCCCGGAGCCTCCGAGGAACGCGCGCGTTCAAAGAAGATTGGGGTTCTGGCCTCGCTTTGGCCGTTCATGAAACCCTACAAGTTCCTGATGATCGGCGCGACGCTGGCGTTGATTCTGACGGCGAGCATGACCCTGACGTTGCCACTGGCAGTACGGCGCGTCGTCGACAATTTCCGCATTCAGGATGGAGAGCTTCTGGATTGGTATTTTCTGGCCGCGCTCGGCATTGCCGCTGTTCTGGCCGTGGGCACCGGTATCAGATACGCGCTTGTGACCCGTCTGGGCGAACGGGTGGTGGCCGATATCCGCAAGGCGGTGTTTGATCGGGTCATCGGCATGAGCCCGGAATTCTACGAACGCATCATGACCGGAGAGGTGCTAAGCCGGATCACCACCGATACGACGCTGATCCAATCGGTCCTCGGCTCGTCAGTGTCCATTGCCCTGAGAAACATACTGTTGTTCGTCGGCGGGCTGGTTCTGATGCTGCTGACATCCGCCAAGCTGACCGGGCTGGTATTGTTGCTGATCCCGGTGGTCATCGTGCCTATCCTCGTACTTGGCCGCCGCCTGCGCGTGATCAGCCGCGAGAATCAGGACTGGATCGCGGCCTCGTCCGGCAACGCCGGTGAGGCATTGAGCGCGGTGCAGACCGTTCAGGCTTTTTCTCATGAACAGGCCAGCCGCCAGCAGTTCAGTGAGATGATCGAGACATCCTACCGCGTGTCGCTGCGCCGCATACAGACCCGCGCGGTTCTGACGGTGATCGTGATCTTCCTGGTTTTCTCGGGTATCGTTGGTGTTCTGTGGATGGGTGCCAACGACGTGCGAAATGGCGTGATGACCGAAGGCGTTCTGATCCAGTTCGTCATCTATTCGATCATCATGGCGGGCTCGGTCGCGGCCCTGTCCGAAATCTGGAGCGAACTTCAGCGCGCCGCAGGTGCCACCGAACGTCTGGTCGAGCTGCTTCATGCAGAAGATACTGTCACTGACCCCGCCAATCCCAAAGCGCTGCCCAAAGACGTTCAGGGCGAAATCCGGTTTGAAGACGTCAGCTTCCGCTATCCGGCGCGCCCCGATACGATTGCACTGGATCATCTCTCGCTTTTGGTGAAACCCGGCGAGACGGTCGCATTCGTCGGGCCATCGGGGGCGGGAAAAACAACCGTGATTCAACTGATCCAGCGCTTCTATGATCCAAACTCGGGCCGCGTGACGCTGGACGGTCTTGATCTGCGCGACCTCGACCGGTCAGACTTTCGCCGCCACATGGCTTTGGTGCCCCAGGACCCTGTGATCTTTGCTGCATCCGCTCGGGAAAACATCCGCTTTGGCCGTCTGGACGCCTCGGATGCAGAAGTCGAGGCCGCCGCCCGGGCCGCTGCCGCGCATGACTTTATCGCGGCCTTGCCCCAAGGATATGACAGCTTTGTCGGCGAACGCGGTGTCATGCTGTCCGGCGGGCAGAAGCAGCGTATTGCCATTGCCCGTGCAATCCTGCGCGACGCGCCGGTTCTGCTGCTGGACGAGGCGACTTCGGCGCTGGATGCGGAAAGTGAACGCGCAGTGCAGGGCGCGGTGGACAAGATGCGTGCCGGGCGCACGACCCTGATCGTCGCGCACAGATTGGCAACCGTAAAGAAAGCCGACCGCATCGTTGTGCTGGAGGAAGGCCGCATCGTGGCACAAGGCCGCCACGAGGATCTGGTGTCTCAGGACGGGCTGTATGCACGCCTTGCACGGTTGCAGTTCACCGATGGTGTCGCCGCAGAATAA
- a CDS encoding TRAP transporter large permease subunit, whose product MSYELIAILMFSTMMLMLLTGQRVFGAIGFVAVMAALFLWGDRGGYDIGFSAAMKLMKWYPLLTLPMFIFMGYVLAESKIADDLYKMFHVWMGGLNGGLAIGTIGLMVLISAMNGLSVAGMAIGATIALPELLKRGYDKKMVTGVIQAGSSLGILVPPSVVLVLYAMIARQPVGQLWLAGLLPGLMMAAMFILYIVIRCRINPALGPALSAAERDVSMAEKMRLLRAGLLPLGIFAAMMVPFVNGWTSLVESSAIGALTAFAAAILKGRMTREVFETSVRSTLGITCMFMWIILAALAFGAVFDGLGAVRAIENLFTERLGLNPWVILILMQLSFILMGTFLDDTAMLVIVAPLYVPLVGAMGFDLIWYGVLYTITTQIAYMTPPFGYNLFLMRAMAPPEISLRDIYGSILPFVMVMTLALAIIMTFPQIALWLPEYIYNK is encoded by the coding sequence ATGTCTTACGAACTGATCGCCATCCTGATGTTTTCGACCATGATGCTGATGCTGCTGACCGGACAGCGCGTATTCGGCGCGATTGGTTTTGTTGCCGTGATGGCCGCCCTGTTCCTGTGGGGGGATCGTGGCGGATATGACATCGGCTTTTCAGCTGCCATGAAGCTGATGAAATGGTACCCGCTGCTGACGCTGCCGATGTTCATTTTCATGGGTTACGTACTGGCCGAGTCCAAAATCGCAGACGATCTGTACAAGATGTTCCACGTTTGGATGGGCGGCCTGAACGGCGGTCTCGCGATTGGCACGATTGGTCTCATGGTACTGATTTCGGCCATGAACGGGTTGAGTGTCGCAGGCATGGCCATTGGCGCGACCATTGCGCTGCCTGAGCTGCTGAAACGTGGCTATGACAAGAAGATGGTGACCGGGGTGATACAAGCCGGATCATCACTGGGCATCCTCGTGCCACCCTCCGTCGTGCTGGTTCTTTACGCGATGATCGCGCGCCAGCCGGTTGGGCAGCTGTGGCTTGCCGGGCTGCTTCCCGGACTGATGATGGCCGCAATGTTCATCCTGTATATCGTGATCCGCTGCCGCATCAACCCGGCCCTGGGGCCTGCTCTGTCAGCAGCGGAACGCGACGTATCAATGGCAGAAAAAATGCGCCTGCTGCGCGCGGGCCTTCTGCCTTTGGGTATTTTCGCCGCGATGATGGTGCCCTTCGTCAACGGCTGGACCTCACTGGTCGAAAGCTCGGCCATCGGTGCCTTGACCGCGTTCGCCGCAGCCATCCTCAAGGGACGCATGACACGTGAGGTTTTCGAGACGTCTGTGCGGTCAACGCTGGGCATCACCTGTATGTTCATGTGGATCATCCTGGCTGCGCTTGCCTTTGGCGCTGTATTCGACGGGTTGGGTGCCGTTCGGGCAATCGAGAACCTGTTTACCGAACGTCTGGGCCTGAACCCGTGGGTGATCCTGATCTTGATGCAGCTCAGCTTTATTCTGATGGGCACGTTTCTGGACGACACGGCCATGCTGGTGATCGTCGCGCCTTTGTACGTGCCACTCGTGGGGGCAATGGGATTCGACCTGATCTGGTATGGGGTTCTGTACACGATCACGACCCAGATCGCCTATATGACACCGCCCTTCGGTTACAACCTGTTCCTGATGCGTGCGATGGCGCCGCCAGAGATTTCGCTGCGCGACATCTACGGGTCAATCCTGCCCTTCGTGATGGTGATGACGCTGGCGCTGGCGATCATCATGACATTCCCGCAGATCGCGCTGTGGCTGCCTGAATACATCTACAACAAATGA
- a CDS encoding alpha/beta hydrolase, translating into MDYERLIDEETWAFIRRTAESYPDDAVDLSIEDQRRVYDTMCQDFRQPRPAGVETEDRTADGVPVRIYSAGQPTRTVIYFHGGGFVVGGLESHDDVCAELCAQTGYRVVAVDYRLCPEHVHPAQFDDCWAAANWAATKFGDPLILAGDSAGGNLAAAVSHYARGRLDGILGQVLIYPGLGGDRTRGSYQEHAQAPLLTLDEIKFYETVRCAGDPPQGDPTYAPLQDSDFSNLPPTVVVTADCDPLRDDGQVYCSRINAAGGQAHWINEFGLVHGYLRARTSVKRAADSFERISVAIEALGQGIWSYD; encoded by the coding sequence ATGGACTATGAACGCCTGATCGACGAAGAAACCTGGGCGTTCATACGTCGCACGGCAGAAAGCTATCCCGATGACGCGGTCGATCTGTCGATCGAGGATCAGCGCCGTGTCTATGACACCATGTGTCAGGACTTTCGCCAACCACGCCCGGCTGGGGTGGAAACAGAAGACCGGACCGCTGATGGTGTTCCGGTTCGAATTTACTCTGCCGGGCAACCAACCCGAACCGTCATCTATTTTCATGGTGGCGGTTTCGTTGTTGGTGGTCTGGAAAGTCACGACGATGTTTGCGCTGAATTATGCGCCCAAACCGGGTACCGGGTCGTCGCCGTCGATTACCGGCTGTGTCCTGAACATGTGCACCCGGCACAGTTTGATGACTGTTGGGCGGCAGCGAACTGGGCCGCAACCAAATTCGGAGACCCATTGATTTTGGCCGGTGACAGCGCCGGTGGAAATCTGGCTGCTGCGGTATCCCACTACGCGCGCGGGCGTTTGGACGGAATCCTGGGGCAGGTGCTGATCTATCCGGGCCTCGGTGGGGACCGCACCCGGGGGTCCTACCAGGAACATGCCCAGGCCCCCTTGCTGACGTTGGATGAAATCAAGTTTTATGAAACCGTCCGATGCGCGGGCGATCCGCCCCAGGGCGATCCGACCTATGCGCCGTTGCAGGACAGTGACTTTTCAAACCTGCCGCCGACCGTGGTTGTAACGGCTGATTGCGATCCGCTGCGTGACGACGGGCAGGTTTATTGCAGTCGGATCAATGCGGCGGGCGGGCAGGCCCACTGGATCAATGAATTCGGTCTTGTGCACGGGTATCTGCGCGCGAGAACCTCGGTGAAACGTGCGGCTGACAGTTTTGAACGTATTTCGGTTGCGATAGAAGCGCTGGGGCAGGGGATCTGGTCCTACGACTGA
- a CDS encoding acyl-CoA synthetase: MAFVGLEDKKRMEQEMPWEDRDLPVTFHQLLSRTAGKFPNHKAMSFQLFSGPKDKAETLTWSQLLGQVNQAANLFRSLGVGEKDVVAYVLPNCNETLVTMMGGAVAGIVNPINPLLEPEQIAAILRETGAKVVVTLKSFPKTDVAQKVEEAVRHAPKVNTILEIDLNRYLTPPKSWLVPFLRPKMGDKEKLAHADYKNFHTELAKQPTTLTFEDSKEDRVACYFHTGGTTGMPKVAQHKYSGLIYNGWLGSTLLFDENDVIMCPLPMFHVFAVHVIVMAAVSSGAHVVFPTPQGYRGDGVFDNFWKLIERWKVSFIITVPTAISAKMQRPVDADISSVKTAFSGSAPLPVELFRRFEEATGVTIVEGYGLTEATCLVSCNPVDGEKKIGSIGIPFPYTDVKILQDGPDGPTECDTDQIGEICISNPGVYAGNTYTEADKNVNLYHFDKYLRTGDLGRFDEDGYLWITGRAKDLIIRGGHNIDPAEIEEALLGHDAVAFAGAIGQPDAHSGEVPCAFVELVEGASVTEKELMDYCKIHVHERAAQPKHMTILDELPKTAVGKVFKPDLRKQAITRIYNGALEDAGLAARVVSVIDDKKRGLVAQLDANGSSEDDVAKVLGVYTRPWEWSE, translated from the coding sequence ATGGCCTTTGTGGGTTTGGAAGACAAGAAGCGCATGGAACAGGAAATGCCGTGGGAGGATCGGGATTTGCCCGTCACCTTCCATCAGCTTTTGTCGCGCACCGCAGGGAAGTTCCCCAACCACAAAGCCATGAGCTTCCAACTGTTCTCGGGCCCGAAGGACAAGGCCGAAACGCTGACCTGGTCGCAACTTCTGGGCCAGGTCAATCAGGCGGCGAACCTGTTCCGCTCGCTGGGTGTGGGTGAAAAAGACGTGGTCGCCTATGTGCTGCCCAACTGCAACGAGACACTGGTCACGATGATGGGCGGCGCGGTTGCGGGGATCGTGAACCCGATCAACCCCCTGCTTGAACCGGAACAGATCGCAGCGATCCTACGCGAGACCGGCGCCAAGGTCGTGGTGACGCTGAAATCCTTCCCGAAAACAGATGTCGCGCAGAAGGTCGAAGAGGCGGTGCGCCACGCACCCAAGGTCAATACCATTCTGGAAATTGATCTGAACCGGTATCTGACCCCACCCAAATCATGGCTGGTGCCGTTCCTGCGCCCCAAGATGGGCGACAAGGAAAAGCTGGCCCATGCGGATTACAAGAACTTCCACACGGAACTGGCCAAGCAGCCGACGACGCTGACGTTTGAAGACAGCAAAGAAGATCGTGTCGCCTGTTATTTTCATACCGGCGGTACCACGGGTATGCCGAAGGTGGCGCAGCACAAGTATTCCGGCCTGATCTACAACGGCTGGTTGGGAAGCACGCTTCTGTTTGACGAAAACGACGTCATCATGTGCCCGCTGCCCATGTTCCACGTTTTCGCGGTGCATGTGATTGTGATGGCGGCCGTATCCTCCGGTGCCCATGTGGTTTTCCCGACGCCACAGGGATATCGCGGCGACGGGGTGTTCGACAATTTCTGGAAGCTGATCGAGCGTTGGAAGGTGAGCTTCATCATCACCGTGCCAACTGCGATTTCAGCCAAGATGCAGCGCCCGGTCGATGCCGATATCTCAAGCGTAAAAACGGCCTTCTCGGGTTCGGCCCCGTTGCCGGTGGAGCTGTTCCGCCGGTTTGAAGAAGCAACCGGCGTCACCATTGTCGAAGGGTATGGTCTGACAGAGGCCACGTGTCTGGTCTCGTGCAACCCGGTAGATGGTGAGAAAAAGATCGGATCCATCGGTATTCCCTTCCCCTATACAGACGTCAAGATCTTGCAGGATGGGCCAGATGGACCGACCGAGTGCGACACTGATCAAATCGGTGAGATCTGCATCTCGAACCCGGGTGTCTATGCGGGCAATACCTATACCGAGGCCGACAAGAACGTTAACCTGTATCACTTTGACAAGTACCTGCGCACGGGCGATCTGGGGCGCTTCGACGAAGATGGGTATCTGTGGATCACCGGTCGCGCGAAGGACCTGATCATTCGTGGCGGTCACAACATCGACCCTGCCGAGATCGAAGAGGCTTTGCTGGGCCATGACGCCGTTGCTTTTGCCGGTGCCATCGGCCAGCCGGACGCACATTCCGGTGAAGTTCCCTGCGCCTTTGTCGAACTGGTCGAGGGCGCGTCGGTCACAGAAAAAGAACTGATGGATTACTGCAAGATTCACGTGCATGAACGCGCGGCGCAGCCAAAGCACATGACCATTCTGGATGAGCTGCCCAAAACGGCGGTTGGCAAGGTGTTCAAGCCTGATCTTCGGAAACAGGCCATCACTCGTATCTACAACGGCGCCCTTGAGGATGCAGGATTGGCGGCGCGGGTTGTTTCTGTCATCGATGACAAGAAGCGCGGCCTTGTCGCGCAGCTTGACGCGAACGGATCTTCGGAAGACGATGTTGCAAAAGTGCTGGGGGTATACACCCGGCCATGGGAGTGGTCTGAATAA
- a CDS encoding TRAP transporter small permease subunit: MKFMRGYVAVIDRTNRWIGRFVMYGIFVMMGILLWSSISKTFFLPSLWTLEMAQFAMVAYYILGGPYSIQMGSNVRMDLLYGEWSDRRRAWTDAITVFFLIIYLGVMIYGGYDSLSYSLQYGERSPTAWRPYLWPIKVIMVVGLFLMLLQAISELFKDILRLKGDDIPREVI, encoded by the coding sequence ATGAAATTCATGCGGGGATATGTAGCGGTCATTGACCGCACGAACCGCTGGATCGGACGCTTCGTCATGTACGGCATCTTCGTCATGATGGGCATCCTGCTCTGGTCCTCGATTTCGAAAACCTTCTTCCTGCCGTCGTTATGGACACTGGAAATGGCCCAGTTCGCAATGGTCGCCTATTACATTCTGGGCGGCCCTTATTCGATCCAGATGGGGTCCAACGTCCGCATGGACCTGCTGTATGGCGAATGGTCCGACCGTCGTCGGGCATGGACGGATGCGATCACCGTCTTTTTCCTGATCATCTATCTGGGCGTGATGATCTATGGCGGCTACGACTCGCTGAGCTATTCGCTGCAATATGGTGAACGCAGCCCGACCGCGTGGCGTCCCTATCTGTGGCCAATCAAGGTCATCATGGTCGTGGGTCTGTTCCTGATGCTGCTTCAGGCCATCTCGGAACTCTTCAAAGATATTTTGCGCCTCAAGGGCGATGACATCCCGCGCGAGGTGATCTGA
- a CDS encoding MurR/RpiR family transcriptional regulator codes for MATVAKLVKQRIQDELDDLTRSERQLASVLLQDYPMAGLQSITKLAAAAQVSTPTVIRMARKLGFDGFPDLQDALREEVAAQIKKPISKRDAWVVDDEAEHPTTRFAQAVWTNMRHTLERLDKEMFDTVAHLLAETERHLYVVGGRITRSNADYLFNHMQIIRPNVTMLGNSANVWPQYLLDMDESSVLVIFDIRRYEAHLEKLAQVASGRGVTVVLFTDQWGSPIGKTANYSFHALVEAPSSWDSTIALQLISETLIAEVQEARWEESKERIEELERFFSSTRIFRNQD; via the coding sequence ATGGCCACCGTTGCCAAACTTGTCAAACAGCGGATTCAGGATGAACTGGACGATCTGACACGGTCTGAACGTCAGTTGGCCTCGGTCCTGTTGCAGGATTATCCGATGGCCGGTTTGCAATCGATCACCAAGCTGGCCGCCGCGGCGCAGGTTTCGACCCCGACCGTCATTCGCATGGCGCGCAAGCTTGGGTTTGACGGGTTCCCCGACTTGCAGGATGCGCTGCGCGAAGAGGTTGCGGCGCAGATAAAAAAGCCGATCTCGAAACGGGACGCCTGGGTTGTGGATGATGAGGCGGAACATCCGACAACGCGCTTTGCGCAAGCGGTATGGACCAACATGCGCCACACGCTGGAACGTCTGGACAAAGAGATGTTCGATACCGTTGCGCATCTTTTGGCCGAGACAGAGCGCCATCTTTACGTCGTTGGCGGCCGCATCACCCGGTCAAACGCGGATTACCTGTTCAATCACATGCAGATCATCCGGCCCAATGTGACGATGCTGGGCAATTCGGCGAATGTCTGGCCGCAATACCTGCTGGATATGGATGAATCATCCGTTCTGGTGATTTTCGACATCCGCCGTTACGAGGCGCATCTGGAGAAGCTGGCACAGGTTGCCTCGGGCCGGGGCGTCACCGTTGTGCTGTTTACGGATCAATGGGGGTCACCGATCGGAAAGACCGCCAATTATTCTTTCCACGCATTGGTCGAGGCACCATCCAGTTGGGATTCGACCATTGCATTGCAGTTGATCTCGGAAACGCTGATTGCAGAAGTGCAGGAGGCACGATGGGAAGAAAGCAAGGAACGGATCGAAGAACTGGAGCGGTTCTTTTCCTCGACCCGGATATTTCGCAATCAGGACTGA
- a CDS encoding N-formylglutamate amidohydrolase, giving the protein MLNAHGRAPAVLICEHASRFIPEALDGLGLDEAAASSHAAWDIGALDLSVELMGALDAPLVHSRVSRLVYDCNRPPDREDATPQVSEVFSVPGNMNLTGAQRAQRVRDVYEPFKQLVSTTLDARPEPPVVFTIHSFTPVYKGHPRTVELGILHDEDDRAAQLMLRHADGSGLRVALNEPYSATDGVTHTLREHAVRRGLPNVMIEVRNDLIDSPEGVNRVAGLLTPILQSVITAFSHAEAKP; this is encoded by the coding sequence GTGCTAAATGCGCACGGTCGTGCACCTGCTGTTCTGATCTGCGAACATGCAAGCCGGTTTATTCCTGAGGCTCTTGACGGATTAGGTCTGGATGAGGCAGCCGCATCCTCTCATGCCGCGTGGGACATCGGCGCGTTGGATCTGTCAGTGGAACTGATGGGCGCACTGGATGCGCCGCTGGTCCATTCGCGCGTCAGCCGCCTTGTCTATGATTGCAACCGCCCGCCCGATCGTGAAGACGCCACGCCGCAGGTCAGCGAAGTGTTTTCCGTTCCCGGAAATATGAACCTGACAGGCGCTCAACGTGCACAAAGGGTGCGCGATGTGTATGAACCGTTCAAACAGCTGGTTTCGACGACTTTGGATGCACGACCGGAACCACCAGTTGTTTTCACAATCCACAGCTTCACGCCCGTCTATAAGGGGCACCCCCGAACGGTTGAGCTGGGCATTCTTCATGACGAAGACGACCGCGCCGCACAACTGATGCTGCGGCACGCAGATGGCTCGGGGTTGCGCGTGGCATTGAACGAGCCCTACTCGGCCACGGATGGCGTCACACACACGTTGCGCGAACACGCGGTCAGGCGCGGGCTTCCGAATGTGATGATCGAAGTCCGGAATGATCTGATCGACTCGCCAGAAGGTGTAAACCGCGTTGCAGGATTGCTGACGCCAATTCTGCAATCGGTCATCACCGCGTTTTCGCACGCCGAGGCGAAACCATGA